CGTCCTTCACCGCATGGCGAAACGGGCGGGACATGCCTGGCGAGTGCTCGGAGCCGATGGCCGCGTGGAGGAGCAGGCCGGTCCAGAGCGGCTCTTCGGGACTGAAGTTGAAGGCGAGATCCGCGACGATGAGCGTGCGCGAGGGGCGGTGGAAGAAAACGAATTCGCCGTAGGTCTTGTTGCCGCCCACCTCGAGTGCATCGAGTTCATCGGCCCATTCGGGCGGTGGCGGAAGGATCGGGAGCGTCTCGAAATTGACGGTCTCGGAAAAACCGGGCGGGGCGAGGAACGGGATGTCGGGAAAGATGTCGCGACCGATGCGGGAAAACGTGTCGTGATGACGCATGGCCTCGACGATCCATGCCGGATGCCCAGCAGCGTGGATTTTCGAGACGTCGGCGGGCTCGAAGGGGCCGGTGGAGTGGATGACGAGGTCGCCGGAGGCAAGCCGAATGAGCGTGACGTTGCGCCGAAGGTCCGCCCCGAAAAGCTTGAGCGGGTAGGGGAGCAGCCAGAGATTTTCGGCGAGTTTTTTCATCGGAGGGTCGCGAACGGATCGCGTCGCGCCGGTTCGCCGGATGCTTTCGCGTCGAAGGAATCAGGCCTTCGGCAGGATGACGCGGAAGGTCGATCCCTTGCCGACCTGACTTTCGACCTCGATGCGTCCGCGCAGGAGCGCGACGAGCTGGCGGGTGATTGCCAGGCCCAGCCCGACCCCCGGGGTCGCCTCGAACGGCGTTTTCGCACGGTAGAATTCGTCGAAGATGCGGGATTGATCCTCCGGAGCGATGCCGCATCCGGTGTCGCTGACTTCGAGCCGCCAGTGGTCGGCGTCATGCGGCAGAAACGCGAGCCGCACCTCGCCGGCGGCGGTGTATTTGATCGCGTTGGTCAGCAGGTTCAGGCCGACGCGGCGCAGGAGGTTGCCATCCATGTTGACCGGGCCGAGATTCGGCGCGAATTCGCTGCTGAATCCGAGTCCCTTGTCGGCGGCCGTCGATCGGGCGATCATCACGAGCTCGTCGAAAAGCGCGGTGGGCGACTGCAGCTCGAGGGTGATCTTCTCCGCGGCGGAGGCCAGGAGCGAGAACTCGAGAAGCTGCTTCATCAGGCTGTTCATCGCGGAGATGCTGCGCGTGATGGCGGCGAGCGATTCCTGCGCGTCCGGGTCGTTCGCCGTCGCCGAGCGCTTGAGGAAGCTCGTCATCAGGCCGGCGGCGTTGAGGTGATTCGCGATCTCGTGCGTGATCGTGCGCAGCATGCGCAGGCGGCGTTCGTCGAGATCGAGGAGCTGCACGTTGAGCGCCTCGGATTGCGCGTGGGCCTCCTCGAGGGCCTGGTTCGAGGCGAGTAATTCCGCCTGCTGACGGGAGACAAATCCGGCGGTGGATTCGGCGATGACGCCGTCGAGAATCGCGTGGAGGATGCCGGAGGATTCCAGCTGCACGCGGCGCTCGGATCCGCTCGCGATGTCGAATTCCACCCACGCCTCGATGAGCACGTTGCGCAGGATCGAGACCTCGCGCAGGAGCTCCGGCAGGCTGTAGTTTTGGTCAGCGCGCGTCTCGCCGTGGACCTGGCTCTGGCGGGTCGTCTCGGTGGCGGCGTGCGGGGTTCCGCGCAGGCGATGGATCAGCGCGTCGAGCAGGAAGGGCAGGTGATCGATGAGCTGCTCGCGCGGCAGGTCGTCCGCGGAGGGGATTTCCCGGTCGCGATGCACGCGCATCAGCCACTCGACGGTGATCGCCTCGCGGCGCCGATCGAGGTAGTCGGCCAGGTCAGGATGGGAAACGGACATCGCGGCAGAATGCCGAAGTCGCGCTTTTTTGGCAATTGCGCCGCCGAATCTCACTCGCAGCGACGGCCGCAGTCGAAGCCCGGCGCGAATTCCCAAAGACCAACCGTGTTCTCCGGCCAACTCCGCGCTTGATCGCGCTGCGTCGGGGCTTAGCGTAACGAACGAACCAACCCGATAAAATCATGGCCTACGAACTTCCTGCGCTCCCGTATCCGACCAACGCCCTCGAGCCCAACATCGACACGAAGACGATGGAAATCCACCACGGCAAGCACCACCAGGCTTACGTGACGAATCTCAACAAGGCTCTCGAAGTCGCGCCCGAGCTCGCGTCGAAATCCATCACCGATCTCATCGCCGATCTCAGTGCCGTTCCGGAGGCCATCCGCGGTCCTGTCCGCAACAACGGCGGTGGCCACGCGAACCACTCCTTTTTCTGGACCATCCTCAGCCCGAGCGGCGGCGGCGAGCCGACCGGCAAGCTGGCGGAAGCGATCACCGCGAAGTTCGGCAGCTTCGACGAGTTGAAGGTCAAGGTCGAGGCGGCCGGCGCCACGCGTTTCGGCAGCGGCTGGGCCTGGCTCTACGTGAGCAACGGCGCGCTCGAAGTGGGCTCCACTGCGAACCAGGACAGCCCGCTCATGGGCAAGGCCGTCGCCGGCATCGAAGGCACGCCGATCCTCGGCATCGACGTCTGGGAGCACGCCTACTATCTCAACTACCAGAACCGCCGCCCCGACTACCTCAAGGCCGTCTGGAACGTCATCGACTGGACCAAGGTCGGTGAACTCTACGAGGCCGCGGTGTAAGGCGAACACTCGATAAAATGATCTCCCAAAAGGGCGGACTTCGGTCCGCCCTTTTTGCTGGCTCCGAGGCAAGCCGCAATGGGAAGGGGCGAGGGGACACAATCCCATTGCCAGACGGGCGGGGGGGATTGGTAGATTTTCGGCATGCTTTCCGCTCGTCGTCAGTTTTTGGATGCGTTTCTCGGGGCCCTCGGGGCAGCGGAGATCGTGGAATCGCTCGAGCGGGAGACGGAGCTGCGGGGAACCCTGCGCTTTGCCGAGGATTCCGAGGTGATCGACCTTTCCGGCGACGAAGGCGGCGATTTGCAGGATTTCGTCTGGCCGGTGCGCGAGGAAGACGCGCCGTCGCTGCTCGCGTATCGCATTGCCGACGTGTTGCAGCGGTATCAGCTCGTCGAGATCGACCGGCTGCGGGTGTCGCGGGAGACGCTGCTCGCGATGCTACGCAATGATTTCGACGAGCCGGTGGGCGACGGAGAGTTCGACGAGGCGCTGGGGGAGTTGTTTGCGATCGAGGTCGCGATGGTGGAGGACGGCGCGGAAACGGGCGACGTGTTCCGGATTCGCGAGTAGCGGCGAGGGAATTAGGCGGAAGTTCATCTTCACCCGCCCCGGCAAACCCTGTTAATCCTGTCTCCCTTTTCCCATGGCACAGCTCAACTCGAATTATCTCAAACTCAAGGCCGGCTACCTCTTCCCGGAGATCGGTCGGCGCGTGAAGGCTTTCACCGACGCGAATCCCGAGGCGGCGAGGCGCCTGATCCGTTGCGGCATCGGCGATGTCACCGAGCCGCTCCCGCTCGCGGTGCGCGAGGCGATGCACAAGGCCATTGACGAGATGGGCACCCGCGAGGGCTTCCACGGCTACGGCCCCGAGCAGGGCTACGAGTTTCTGCGGCATGCCATCGCGGAGAATGACTATCGCGCGAAGGGCCTGGAGGTCGCGGACGACGAGGTGTTCGTCTCTGACGGCTCGAAATGCGATTGCGGCAACATCCTCGACATCTTTGGGCACAACAACCGCATCGCGGTGACGGATCCCGTCTATCCCGTCTACGTCGACACGAACGTGATGGCCGGTCATACCGGCGAGGGCGACGAGAGCGGCCGCTACGCCGGGCTCGTTTATCTGGAATGCAACGCGGAGAACGGCTTCGTGCCCGCGCTGCCGACCACCCCCGTCGACCTCATCTACCTCTGCTATCCGAACAATCCGACCGGCGCCACGGCCACCCGCGCGCAGCTCGAGAAGTGGGTGAACTATGCCCTCGACCACGATGCCGTCATTCTCTTCGACGCCGCTTACGAGGCCTACATTCAGCACGCGGACGTGCCGCACTCGATCTACGAGATCCCCGGCGCGCGGAAGTGCGCGATCGAGTTCCGCAGCTTCTCGAAGAACGGCGGATTCACCGGCACGCGTTGCGCCTTCACGATCGTGCCGCACGATCTCCTCTGCCGCACCGACTCGGGCGAGAAGAAGCCCCTGCACCCGCTCTGGAACCGTCGCTTCAGCACGAAGTTCAATGGCGTGAGCTACATCACGCAACGCGGCGCCGAGGCGCTCTACTCCGCCGAGGGCAAGGCGCAGATCGCCGCGCTCGTCGAGCTCTACATGGGCAACGCCGCGATCCTCAGCGCCGCGGCGAAGGACTGTGGCCTGGAGGTCTACGGCGGCGCCAACGCCCCTTACATCTGGGTGCGCGGCCCGAAGGGGATCACGAGCTGGGAGATGTTCGACAAGATTCTCAACGAGGCAAATGTCGTGATCACGCCCGGCAGCGGCTTCGGCCTCTGCGGCGAAGGTTACTTCCGCATCTCGGCCTTCAACAGCCGCGCGAACGTCGAGGAGGTCGCCCGCCGCATCAAGGCTCTGGGCTGGTAATGCCTTCGAGATCACCTAGGATCACCTGGATGAAATCGCCGTTTATTCCCATCGTCGCGCTGTCGCTTCTTCTCCCGGCCGTTCCTGCGGTCGTCGCCCGGGATTTGCCCGCGATTTCCTCCGGGGCTTACAAATATCGGTCGAAGGTGAAGGACGGAACGGGTTACATCTCCGAGAATAACCTTGGAAGAGTGAGGTTCAGCCAGCGGAAGTCCCAGATTGCGATTTCCGTAACGTGTAGCAACTACCGGATGTTCCTTCTTTTCAAACGAAACGGGCGTTACGCCTTCGAGTGTAAAGCGCTCTCGGCCAAGGCTGGCGATATCCGCCGTGCGGGCAGCTGGAAAACGCGTAAGAATGGCTCCGTGGTCGCCACTTCCGGGAATGCCGGTCTGAAGACCCAAGAAATCTTTTATTTCCCGCTCGCTGGTCACCGGAACCCTTCAGCCTGGCTGACGATCGATCGGACGGATGACGTCTCCCATGTCGTCCGGCGCGAACGTATTTTCGCTCGTTGGCTGCATCGGGATTAACCGTCGATGGCGGCGTGACAGCCACCTACTGAGCTAAAATCAAAGGCCCCGGGGAATCGATTCCCCGGGGCCTTTTGCTAGAAAGAAATTTCGGACGGCTCAGGGGGCTTCGTCGACAGTTACCTTGATTTTCGCGGGCTTGGACTGGACGCCGTTGCCCCCGGTCGCGATGACGGTGATCTTGTTCGTGCCGGGCTTCAGCTTCGCCTTGAAGCTCCATTTCGTGGTGCCCTTGGCCTTCTTCAGCTTACCCTTGCCGATCTTGTATTGGACGAGGTTGACGCCCGCCTTGGAAGTCGCATTGCCTTTGATCTTCAAGGAACGCGCGGTTGTTGTGATCTTCTTCTTTCCGCTGACCTTGACCGTAACCGATACCGGTGTCGGAAAGCTGGTGGGCTGAATCGCAAGCGCGCGAATCGACAACGTTCCCGGTGTTCCGGAAATGTCGCCGATCAGGCTGAAAGTGCCCGAAGTCGACACCGTGAAAAGCTGTGCCTTGTTTGCTCCTCCGCTGGTGTTGAAAAAGGCGGCGAGCATCGTGCCTTCGCCGTAGTCCAGACCGGCGGGTTGGGAGAAGGCGGCGTTCATGGGCGTGGGCAGAGCCGAATAGGTGCCCGTCGAAATATTCGTAGAGGTATTCAGTCCGTCGTTGTTTTGCTCCAGAAAGAAAATCTGGGTCGTTCCTCCGATAGGGGCCGTGAGGTAGGCAGAGCCATTCAGGGCGGGAAACCCCGTGAGCTGGGTCTGCGCCGTCGATGCAAGGGTGTTCGGATCGACCTGGAAATTGTAGAAGAAGTTCAGGATGCGCAACGTGTCCGTTGCGGGATCGAAACCGAAGAACCAGCCGTTGTCGCTGCCGGCGAGAATCGACGCAGAGAGAGAGAGATTCCCGATGAGGGTTGCCGCGGCGGTCGTCGGATTGATCTGGAACAACTTCGCCTGGCTGCCGTCGGTGCCGAGGGCCCAAAGGGTGCCAATTCCGGGTGTGGTGGAACCCGCCCGGGCGGTCGTCCGGAAATCTAGCCCCACGATGCGAAAGCCCGCCGGAAGACCGGTGATTGCCGTGGCCGCCGCGGCTGTCGGGGACGCGGTGTTGATCTTGTAAAGCATGTTCGATTCGTTGACAGCGAAACAGGTTGCAGCTTGGGCCTGGGGAATCGCGAAGGCCATCGAGACGGTGAGGAAAGCAAGGACAAGAAGTCGTTTCATGGTCTGAATGGTAGGGGGAATTTGAGATTAGGGGCAATCTTTACGTGTATTACTAATAATTTGCAGGAGTTGCTTTTCAGGGGTTTTGAAGTTGGAAGTTCAGCTGTCGAAAATGATAGCCGGATCGTTGCGCTCATGCTCAATGGGAAGCGCGCAAATATCTCAATCTCTCACTGGCGACACGGGCATGTCCGTGGGAGGGTGGGCGCTCGATGTCCGCTCACCCTCGCAAGCCCAAACGCTCTCGGGCCACAGGTTCCGTCTGGAAGCGCACGCGCGCGGAGATGGAGCGCGCCCTGCGTGAACTGTGCACGGAGCTGCGGAATCCGGTGCCGGCCGAAACCGCTCGATCCACGCGGACCCGGGGAAAGGGCTCCATCTCGGCAGCGTGAGGCAACCAAGCTCCTGATTCAGGCGGCGTAAGCGGGACGTGGTGGTCTGTCTTATTTGCGGATCACGGTGATCACCGTATCCGCAGAGCTCCCTTCGGGACCTTTCGCATGGATGAGGATTTCGTTCCTGCCGCGTTTGACATGTGCCCTCACGGTCCAGCTGGTAGTGCCTTTGGCTGTCTTGAATCCGCCCGATCCGCGGACGCGATACCGCACCGAAGTCACTTTTCCGGTGGCCTTACCTTTCACGGTGACAAAGGGTTTCCGGACGGTCCGTCGAGTTTTGCCGGAATAGGTAATGCCATTCGACCGAGCCTTCGCGGTGCCGGCAAATCTCGCATAGCTGACGCGGCTTCTCAGGCGCTTGGGAGCGGCCTGAACGGCTCCGGTTTCGAGGTCGAAGACGAAGAGCTGACGTTCGCTGGTGAGAACGCATCCGATTCCCTCGGCGACGTCAGTCGAAAACGTGTCTCCATAAAAATCCGGAAAGGCATTGGAGACGAGCGTCCTCGTAACGCCGGTGACAGGATCGATGGAGACAATATCACTGCTATTGCCGCCCCCGCGAATGCCTACCAGTTTTCCCTCGGGAGCCAATGCCAGCGGGCCGCCGTAAGTCAGCTGGGTTCTTGCGAGGATCTGGCCGCTTTCGAGATCGAATCGGAGGAGCTTTTTGGAGTCGTCGATAACATAGCCGATTCCGGAAGCGCGATCCGAGATGAAAGATCCACCCCAGAATTCGTGCACCGCGTTTGCGATCAGAGTCTTGGTCGCTCCGGTTTTCGGGTTGATGGTGATGATGTCATAACCTTCGCCCGACTTGTAACGCATGCTGATGAGTTGATCGTCGGCGCCCAGCGCCATCGGGCCGCCGTAGGTTCGGGGCAACGCTGGCAGAACGTTGCCGGTGGCGAGTTCGTAGCGGTAGAGCACCGTCGATGTGCTGAAAGTGGGGGAGAAAACGGTGGAGGTGGCGAGCACGTAACCGATGCCCGCCTCCGGATCGGTAATGAAGGAGCCGCCCCAGATGTCTTCGAAAGCCGAACGAACGAGAGTTCTTTCATTTCCAGTGTTCGTATTGATTGCAACAATATCGTAGGCATACCCATTGGGAGCCCCGGGAGCGTTCTGAACAAAACGGAGACCAACAATTGTCGCCGCTTGAGAAGAAGTGGAAAGGGCGACAAAGGTCGCGAAGACGGCGCAAAGGAGAGGTTGCATAGGATTAAATGGCTGGATAATTCTGATACGTGGTTTGTCGGTCTCGCGTCGAGACTTCAATCCGTTTGCATGATTAAATTGCTGTCGCATGCACGAACTGGGCTTTGATCTTGCGATTGGCGCGGCGGCGTTTGTGGCCGGGACGCTCGGGGCAATGATCGGGCTCGGCGGTGGAATCATCATCACGCCGGTGCTCGTGCTTTTTTTTCACGTCGACATCCGTTACGCGATGGGTGCGGCGCTGGCCTCGGTGATCGCGACGTCGTCGGGAGCGGCGGCCGCCTATTTGCGTGATGGCGTGAGCAATATGCGCATCGGCCTGTTCCTTTGCGTGGCGACGACGCTGGGTGCGGTCGGTGGGGCGATGGCCGCAGGCGTGGCGGACGCGGCGTTGCTTTCGCTGATTTTCGGGGTCGCCCTGCTGGTGACGGCGGGGCTTTCGCTGCGCCGAAAGGAAGATTCTGCCGGCGTGGCGCTGCCGGTGAATCCCGTGGCCGCGAAGCTGCGGCTCGACGACGCGTTGCCGACTCCGACCGGACCGCAGCCGTATCACGTGCAGCGGGTGGGATGGGGGTTCCTCGTGATGATCGTGGCCGGCGTGCTTTCGGGGTTGCTGGGGATCGGTTCCGGTGCGTTCAAGGTGCTCGGGATGGACCAGATCATGCGGATCCCGTTCAAGGTCACGACGACGACCAGCAATTTCATGATCGGCGTGACTGCGGCGGCGAGCATCGGCATTTATTTGAAGAACGGCTATCTCGATCCCGTGCTGGTCTGCCCGGTGGCTCTCGGCGTGCTCGCCGGGGCGTTCGTCGGGGCGCGGCTCCTGCCCTACGTTCCGATTGCGGTGCTCAAGATCGTCTTCCTGATCGCGATCTCGGCGATCGGCGTGCAAATGATTCTCAACGGCCTCCCCTCGCACCGATGAAGGAATCCCACCTGCGAAATGTCCTCGCCCGGGTGATGCTGCTCGGCGTCGTGCTGGCGGCGGCGACCATGCTGGCCGGTCTGGTGGTTTTTCTCGCGCATCACGCGGGCGAGCCGACCGGGGACCGCAAATTCACCGGCGAGCCGTCCGATCTCACGCATCCGATGGCGATCTTCCGGGCTGCGCTGCGCGGCAACGACGATTGCCTCATGCAGGTTGGCGTGCTGCTGCTGCTGATCAATCCCCTGGTGCGCGTGGCGCTGGCGGCCTGGGGCTACGCAGCGTCGCGAGACCGGCTTTATGCGGGGATCTCGGCGGTCGTCCTGGGCGTGCTCGTCGTGAGCTACTTCGTCTGACCGAGCCTAGCAGGGCGGATAGTCGCGGAGGTAATCCCACACGGCGTCCTGCCACGGGCGCGGCTCGATCTTCGTCACCTCGGTGAAGCGCTTCGTCGACATCACCGTGTAGATCGGGCGCTCGGCGGCGAAGGTGTCCATTTCCTTGAGCTTGAGCGGCTTCACGGTCGTGGTCTTGACCGGCAGGCCCAGCGTGTCCGCGCAACGCAGCGCGTGCTCGCCAAATTCCTGCCACGAGCACTGGCCGGCATTGCAGAGGTGATACATGCCGCCGGGCGCGTCGACGCCGATGAGCGCGGCAAGCCATTGCGCGACATCGCTCGTGTAGGTCGGTGTGGACCATTTGTCGGCGACCGCGGAGACGTGGGAATCCCCCAGCGCGCGGGAGAGGAGCATGTCGATGAAACTTGGCTTCTCCGGACCGAACACCCACGACACCCGGGCAACGATGGCCGTTGGCAGCGCAGCCAGCACGCCGAACTCGCCGTCGGCCTTGGACAGGGCGTAGACGCCGAGCGGGCTCGGGCGCGAATCCTCGTCGTAGGGTGTGCGCTGGCGGCCGTCGAACACGTAGTCGGTGCTGATGTGGATGAATCGCGCGCCGATCTTCGCGCAGCGTTCCGCGATGTAGCGGGCCGCCACGGTGTTCGCGAGGCGCGCCTCCTCGGGCTGGCGCTCGCAGGCGTCGACGTTCGTATTCGCGGCGCAGTTGATTACCCAGTCGTAGCCCTTCTTCGGGCCGAGGGCGCGGTCGATCGACCCTGCGTCGAGCAGGTCGAACTTCGGGCGGGCGAAGCCCTGCGCGGTGAACAGCGTCTCGCCGTCCGGACCGGAGGTGGTCCATTTTTTCAGCAGGTCCGCGCCGAGGCGGCCGCGGGAACCAAGGATGGCGATCTTCATTTTCCGGCGCCGCCTCGGCGGACGGCCGCGCTGCGGGCGCGTTTTTCGAGGTTGCCCGCTCCCGTGGCCGCAGCCACGCTGGGGACGAAATTCCGCCACTCATGCTCCCAAACGAAGCTTTTGAAATTCCAGCCGAGGCCCCTGCGGCCGGCGGTGACGAAAAGTCGCATGAAGGTGCTTCTAGCAGAAATTCCGCCGCGGCGGCAATCAGGGGATCGTCGGAAAAAGACGTGTGGTATCAGTGCCAGCGCTGCGGAAACTGCTGCCGATGGCCGGGCTTCGTGCGCCTGAACGACGCCGACATCACCGCGATCTCGGGATTTCTGGGGCTCGACGAGCTCGATTTCATCGACCGCTATACCCGCCTGCGGCCCCGGCGCGACGGCCTTGCACTCATCGACAAGCCGAACGGCGAGTGCGTCTTTCTCGACGGCATCGATTGCCGGATCCAGGCGGTGAAACCACATCAGTGCGCCGGATTTCCGAACGCGTGGAATTTCCCGGGCTGGCGGGACGTTTGCGAGGCCGTCGAGATCACAACGGGTTCGACAATCGCCGCCCCGCCGCGATAATTGGCCGCCGTGAGTTACCGCGTTTTTGCCCGCAAATATCGTCCGCAGACCTTCGAAGAGGTGGTCGGCCAGGGCCACATCACGCGCACGCTCGAGAACGCCATTGCGCAGAATCGTCTCGCGCAGGCTTATCTTTTTGTCGGGCCGCGCGGGATCGGCAAGACCTCGACCGCCCGCATCCTGGCCAAGGCGCTGAACTGCCAGAAGGGCCCGACGATCACGCCCTGCGGCGTGTGCGACGCCTGCCGCGAGATTGCCGAGGGCAACAGTCTCGATGTGCTCGAGATCGACGGCGCCAGCAACAACTCCGTCGAGCACATCCGCGAACTCCGCGAGAATGCCGCCTACGCGCCCGCCCGCGGTCCCTACAAGATTTACCTCGTCGACGAGGTGCACATGCTCAGCACCGCGGCGTTCAATGCGCTGCTCAAGACGCTCGAGGAGCCTCCGGCGCACGTGAAGTTCATCTTTGCGACGACCGAGGCGCAGAAGGTGCCGGCGACGATCACCAGTCGCTGCCAGCGCTTCGACCTGCGGCGCATTCCGGCCGAGCTGATTGCCGGCCATCTTCAGCACATCGCGACGCAGGAAAAGGTCGTGCTCGAGCCGGCCGCCGCGGATGCCGTGGCCAAGGGGGCGGACGGCGGCCTGCGCGATGCCGAGTCGATGCTCGACCAGCTCGTGGCCTTCTGCGGCGACAGGATCACGGCCGAGGACGTGCTCACGGTCTTTGGCTTCACTTCGCAGGAAACCGTCCAGGCGCTTTGCGACCATGTTTTCGCGAAGGATGCCGGCGCCGCGCTCGTGCTGGTGGCCGGGCAGGCTGCCGCGGGCAAGGATCTCTCGCGTCTCGCCGGCGACGTGATCAACCACCTCCGCGATCTGCTCGTGCGTTCCGTTCAGCCCGGCGCCGCTTCACCGTTGCCCCGCGAGCGACTGCTCACGCTGCTCGACCATTTTTCCGAGGCGGAGGGCCGCCTGCGCTGGGCCACCGACAAGCGCCTGTATTTCGACGTCGCGATCATCAAGGCCGTGCACCTTCTCGACGAAGCCAGTCTCACCGACGTGATCGATACGCTCGTCGCGATCGGGGGCGGGGAGCCGCTGCCCGAGCGTCCGAAGCAAACCGCTGCGCCGGCTCCCGTCCGCCGCGAGCCCGTGGCTCCGCCGCCATCGCCCAAGGCCGCGCTGGAACCGGTCGCCGCGCCTGCGCCCAGGGTCGACGCGGCGCCGATGGCTCCGGCCGTGCCCGAGTCCTCGCCGTCGGTCGTGGCCGAAGTCGAGGACGAGCCAGAGTCCGTCGTGCCCACGCCGTCCGACGGCGAGGGCATCTGGCGCGAGGTCGCCGCCACGCTCACGGCCGAGTCGCCGATTCGTTTTGCCTGGCTCGAGCGCGGGGAGTTCGTCGGCAGCGCGGCGGGCAAGTTCCGCGTGCGCTTTCCGGTCTCGTTGCACGAGGAGACGGAATCCCTGTTCTGGGAGGATGTGCGTCGCCGCACGGAGGCCATTCTTGCCGGGAAGGTCGGCGAGAAGGTGGAGCTGGCGTGTGAATTCACCATCGAGGAAGTCGAGGTCGCGCCCGAACCCGAGCCGGAGGACATCGCGCCCGTGGCGGAAGCCGCGCCCGAACCTCCGAAGGACCCGATGGAGGATTTCAAAAATGATCCGTTGATCCGGATGGCCCTCGAAAAATTCAAAGGAACCCTACTACCCACATGAATATCGCAAAAATGCTCAAGCAGGCCCAGCAGATGCAGGCCAAACTCGCGGAAACCCAGGCGGAACTCGCCGAAAAGACGTTCGAGGCGAGCGTCGGCGGCGGCAAGGTCAAGGTCGTGGCCAACGGCGGCGGCGAAGTGCTTTCCATCAAGATCGATCCGCAGGTCGTCGATCCGCAGGATGTCGAAATGCTCGAGGACCTCGTGCTCAGCGGCGTGAAGCAGGCCATCGAGGACGCCAAGAAGGCCGCCGGCGCCGAGATGGGCAAGCTCACCGCGGGATTGAACATTCCCGGGATGCCTTTTTAATCGGCACTGACGGGTGCGATCCAGGCGATCGCGGATTTTGGCCATGTTCGAGGTCGGGGGTTGGCCTGCTGTCAAAGCCGCCGCCCCGTCCCCGCGTTACAGCGCGGTCGACTCGAGGAAGTCCTTGCCCTCGGCGAAGCGCACGAGGTTTTCCACGGTGACCCGTGAAATTTCGTTGAGCGCTTCTCGCGTGAGGAAGGCCTGATGCGCCGTGATGAGGACGTTCGGAAACGTGAGCAGTCGGGCAAGTTCGTCGTCCTCGAGCACGAGGCCGGAGAGATCCTCGAAAAACACGCCTTCCTCCTCCTCGTAGACGTCGAGCGCGACGCCGCCGAGGTGGCCGCTCTTGAGCGAGGCGATCAGCGCAGTGGTGTGGACGAGGCGGCCGCGGCTCACGTTCACGAGCATGGCGCCATGTTTCATCCGGGCGAGGAATTGCTCGTTGATGATGTGATC
The genomic region above belongs to Chthoniobacterales bacterium and contains:
- the dnaX gene encoding DNA polymerase III subunit gamma/tau translates to MSYRVFARKYRPQTFEEVVGQGHITRTLENAIAQNRLAQAYLFVGPRGIGKTSTARILAKALNCQKGPTITPCGVCDACREIAEGNSLDVLEIDGASNNSVEHIRELRENAAYAPARGPYKIYLVDEVHMLSTAAFNALLKTLEEPPAHVKFIFATTEAQKVPATITSRCQRFDLRRIPAELIAGHLQHIATQEKVVLEPAAADAVAKGADGGLRDAESMLDQLVAFCGDRITAEDVLTVFGFTSQETVQALCDHVFAKDAGAALVLVAGQAAAGKDLSRLAGDVINHLRDLLVRSVQPGAASPLPRERLLTLLDHFSEAEGRLRWATDKRLYFDVAIIKAVHLLDEASLTDVIDTLVAIGGGEPLPERPKQTAAPAPVRREPVAPPPSPKAALEPVAAPAPRVDAAPMAPAVPESSPSVVAEVEDEPESVVPTPSDGEGIWREVAATLTAESPIRFAWLERGEFVGSAAGKFRVRFPVSLHEETESLFWEDVRRRTEAILAGKVGEKVELACEFTIEEVEVAPEPEPEDIAPVAEAAPEPPKDPMEDFKNDPLIRMALEKFKGTLLPT
- a CDS encoding YbaB/EbfC family nucleoid-associated protein — protein: MNIAKMLKQAQQMQAKLAETQAELAEKTFEASVGGGKVKVVANGGGEVLSIKIDPQVVDPQDVEMLEDLVLSGVKQAIEDAKKAAGAEMGKLTAGLNIPGMPF